A window of the Streptomyces luomodiensis genome harbors these coding sequences:
- a CDS encoding YbjN domain-containing protein — MSIDPSSIPNFGGQPEPEPTGPSGPVLPDQDLVKQLLEQMELKYVVDEEGDLAAPWEQFRTYFMFRGEDEQQVFSVRTFYDRPHGIDEKPRLLEAIDDWNRRTLWPKVYSHTNDDGTVRLIGEAQMLIGTGVSLEHFVSSTVSWVRASIEFDRWLVEQLGLEADIESDGDDKPDDDGA, encoded by the coding sequence GTGAGCATCGACCCGTCCTCGATTCCGAATTTCGGGGGTCAGCCCGAGCCCGAACCGACGGGTCCGAGCGGCCCCGTGCTGCCCGACCAGGACCTGGTCAAGCAGCTGCTGGAGCAGATGGAGCTGAAGTACGTCGTCGACGAGGAGGGGGACCTCGCCGCGCCGTGGGAGCAGTTCCGTACCTACTTCATGTTCCGCGGGGAGGACGAGCAGCAGGTCTTCTCCGTCCGCACGTTCTACGACCGGCCGCACGGCATCGACGAGAAGCCGCGGCTGCTCGAGGCGATCGACGACTGGAACCGCCGCACGCTGTGGCCGAAGGTCTACAGCCACACCAATGACGACGGCACGGTCCGGTTGATCGGTGAGGCGCAGATGCTGATCGGCACCGGCGTCAGCCTGGAGCACTTCGTGTCCAGCACGGTCAGCTGGGTGCGGGCTTCGATCGAGTTCGACCGGTGGCTCGTCGAACAGCTCGGTCTGGAGGCCGATATCGAGTCCGACGGCGACGACAAGCCGGACGACGACGGGGCCTGA